From the Acetobacter aceti genome, one window contains:
- a CDS encoding autotransporter strand-loop-strand O-heptosyltransferase, which produces MTTAAPSASTSTKDEKKAFVSPATLPTQEGPDGIRYDFNLGCRVQLPDGKWTIRLTDLDTGNILFETTAGKATVNSAKRFYVRFGIEVKDATDTVFTHEFDCRDRDVLVQLPVGTLGDTLGWFPYVARLGEVRGCRLTCVMAAPIIPLFRATYPQITFITPEELEGSDRLKSFYATYTLGLFFEDSAHVWQPSDFRLVGLHRTAGYILGVDPTEEPPEIAPDEDPSRPIEEPYVCIAAQSSSQCKYWNNPDGWRQLVAFLQESGYRVICIDQKPVHGTGIVWNHIPYGAEDQTGNRSLAERVRWLRHAAFFVGLSSGLSWLAWAARCRVVMISGFTHPTNEFHTPWRIINWHACNSCWHDPACRFDHKDFLWCPRHAGTGRQFECTRLITVEHVKRVIRTIPDFSSVNVTAEKMEDSKNPFDVNVCQ; this is translated from the coding sequence ATGACCACCGCCGCGCCTTCGGCGTCCACATCCACGAAAGATGAGAAGAAGGCGTTCGTGAGTCCGGCCACGCTTCCGACACAGGAGGGACCGGATGGCATCCGGTATGATTTCAATCTTGGCTGTCGGGTTCAGCTTCCTGACGGAAAATGGACGATCCGCCTGACTGATCTGGACACAGGCAACATTCTGTTCGAAACCACCGCGGGCAAGGCTACGGTGAACAGCGCCAAGCGGTTTTATGTTCGTTTCGGTATCGAGGTGAAGGACGCGACAGACACTGTCTTCACGCATGAGTTCGACTGCCGGGACCGTGATGTGCTGGTGCAGCTTCCTGTTGGTACGCTGGGCGACACTCTGGGCTGGTTTCCCTACGTCGCCCGTCTGGGCGAGGTGCGTGGCTGCCGTCTGACCTGCGTGATGGCGGCGCCGATCATTCCGCTCTTTCGCGCGACCTATCCTCAGATCACCTTCATCACTCCCGAGGAACTGGAGGGCAGCGATCGTTTGAAATCCTTTTATGCCACCTATACGCTTGGACTGTTTTTCGAAGATTCAGCGCATGTGTGGCAACCGAGTGATTTCCGGCTTGTCGGTCTGCATCGTACGGCGGGTTATATTCTGGGTGTCGATCCGACAGAGGAACCGCCTGAGATTGCGCCGGACGAGGATCCGTCACGACCGATCGAGGAGCCTTACGTCTGTATTGCGGCGCAGAGCAGTTCACAGTGCAAATACTGGAACAATCCGGATGGCTGGCGACAGCTCGTAGCGTTTCTGCAGGAGAGCGGCTATCGCGTGATCTGTATTGACCAGAAACCTGTGCATGGCACGGGTATTGTCTGGAATCACATTCCCTATGGAGCAGAGGATCAGACGGGCAACCGGTCTCTGGCCGAGCGTGTGAGATGGTTGCGTCATGCGGCTTTTTTCGTAGGGCTGTCGAGTGGCCTGTCGTGGCTGGCCTGGGCTGCTCGCTGCAGGGTTGTCATGATTTCGGGTTTCACCCATCCGACAAACGAGTTTCATACGCCCTGGCGCATCATCAACTGGCATGCCTGCAACTCCTGCTGGCATGATCCTGCCTGTCGTTTCGATCACAAGGATTTCCTGTGGTGCCCGCGTCACGCGGGCACTGGGCGACAGTTTGAATGCACGCGGCTGATTACTGTGGAGCATGTGAAGCGGGTGATCAGAACGATTCCGGATTTTTCGTCGGTGAACGTCACTGCGGAGAAGATGGAGGATTCGAAAAACCCCTTTGATGTGAATGTCTGTCAGTAA
- a CDS encoding cation-translocating P-type ATPase, with product MSATTAFSSAPNAGRGLSQRVQKAAPSGSIGTLMSLTERWKLGTQLVLAMVACWLLMIALVWKYLISAGSAVPDLAATGAALLVAPPVLSAAVASLRRPSLHGLTDQLVAVAMLASWASGDLLTAALLPIVMIIGHVLEERSLLGSQEAIRALERLVDTTSLRLNPDGTTEAVTASQLAPGDRVELRPGDRVPADGLILAGHSSLDMASLTGESVPVEIAPGERVLAGTINLSGVLTVEITRVGDETALGQIIALMEVAEEARPPLTRLLERYAGRYMALIMTISIAVWFASGSTSAMLAVLVASCPCAVVLAAPAASIAAIAVAARHGILIRGTAFLEHLADVTSLVIDKTGTLTTGRLSLDRVITAQGVAEAELLSLGATLGNLSSHPVSRALAKSAVPLPKSTFSDVQEEHGLGLRAVTPDGTLHLMGRPALLAGEGIDSGPAPDHDGPAVCLSRNGVLMGWLLLSDTARPEAPQAMQALRDLGLSRQILLTGDRLTVAQRVGAKVGITTIEAEVLPAGKMDCVLNEIEHGHLPLVVGDGINDALALRAGAVGIAMGAESTDVALSSADIVLMQPDLRRLGTAIRLSRRCRRTIQTNVAMGVGWTGILITCAAFSLLGAQGAVMAAVLHNASTLAGLANAGRLLRFDETDLPGQKSSP from the coding sequence ATGAGCGCCACCACCGCTTTCTCCTCCGCGCCCAACGCGGGACGTGGTCTCAGCCAGCGTGTACAGAAGGCGGCGCCATCCGGTAGCATCGGCACCCTCATGAGCCTCACAGAACGCTGGAAGCTCGGAACGCAGCTCGTGCTGGCGATGGTGGCCTGCTGGCTGCTCATGATTGCGCTGGTCTGGAAATATCTGATCTCCGCCGGCAGCGCCGTGCCCGACCTCGCCGCCACAGGGGCCGCCCTGCTCGTCGCGCCTCCAGTCCTGAGCGCCGCTGTGGCCAGCCTGCGCCGCCCTTCGCTTCACGGGTTGACCGACCAGCTTGTCGCCGTGGCCATGCTCGCCTCCTGGGCGTCCGGAGATCTGCTCACCGCCGCCCTGCTGCCCATCGTGATGATCATCGGCCACGTCCTTGAGGAGCGCTCCCTGCTGGGCTCGCAGGAAGCCATCCGGGCGCTGGAACGCCTCGTCGACACCACCTCGCTCCGCCTCAATCCGGATGGCACGACGGAAGCCGTCACCGCCTCCCAGCTTGCCCCCGGCGACCGCGTCGAACTCCGCCCCGGCGATCGCGTGCCTGCCGACGGCCTTATCCTTGCTGGCCACTCCTCACTCGACATGGCGTCGCTGACCGGTGAGTCCGTGCCCGTCGAGATTGCGCCGGGCGAGCGTGTGCTGGCCGGAACGATCAATCTTTCCGGTGTGCTGACTGTCGAAATAACGCGTGTTGGCGATGAGACGGCGCTCGGGCAGATCATCGCCCTGATGGAAGTTGCTGAAGAGGCCAGACCACCGTTAACCCGTCTGCTCGAACGCTATGCGGGTCGGTACATGGCGCTCATCATGACCATCTCCATCGCCGTGTGGTTCGCCTCCGGCTCCACCTCCGCGATGCTTGCCGTGCTCGTCGCCTCCTGTCCCTGCGCCGTCGTGCTTGCCGCTCCCGCCGCGTCCATCGCCGCGATCGCTGTCGCCGCCCGGCACGGAATCCTCATACGCGGCACAGCCTTTCTCGAACATCTTGCCGATGTCACTTCTCTGGTCATCGACAAAACCGGCACGCTTACCACGGGCCGTCTCTCACTGGATCGCGTCATCACCGCACAAGGCGTTGCGGAGGCTGAACTCCTGTCCCTCGGCGCCACACTCGGTAACCTCAGTTCACATCCCGTCAGTCGGGCCTTGGCAAAAAGCGCCGTGCCTTTGCCGAAATCTACTTTCAGCGACGTGCAGGAGGAGCACGGTCTCGGTCTCCGTGCCGTAACACCTGACGGCACCCTCCACCTCATGGGCCGTCCAGCCCTGCTGGCAGGAGAGGGGATCGACTCCGGTCCTGCCCCTGATCATGACGGCCCGGCTGTTTGCCTCAGCAGGAATGGTGTTCTGATGGGCTGGTTGCTGCTGTCCGACACCGCCCGACCAGAAGCCCCGCAAGCCATGCAGGCGCTGCGCGATCTTGGCCTGTCCCGTCAGATCCTTCTCACCGGAGACCGTCTGACCGTCGCGCAGCGTGTCGGCGCAAAAGTCGGGATCACCACAATCGAGGCCGAAGTCCTGCCCGCGGGAAAAATGGACTGCGTCCTGAATGAGATTGAGCACGGTCATCTGCCACTTGTCGTGGGCGACGGCATCAACGATGCGCTCGCACTGCGCGCCGGCGCTGTCGGAATCGCCATGGGCGCCGAAAGCACCGATGTCGCGCTCAGTTCCGCTGACATCGTGCTGATGCAGCCCGACCTTCGCCGCCTCGGGACCGCCATCCGGCTCAGCCGCCGCTGTCGCCGGACCATTCAGACCAATGTCGCCATGGGCGTCGGCTGGACCGGCATCCTCATCACCTGTGCGGCGTTCAGCCTGCTCGGCGCGCAGGGCGCCGTCATGGCTGCCGTGCTGCATAATGCGTCCACCCTGGCCGGACTGGCGAATGCCGGACGTCTGCTGCGGTTTGACGAAACAGACCTGCCGGGACAGAAGAGTTCACCATGA
- a CDS encoding SPFH domain-containing protein: MTSDTPVIPDGDPPQDGALEQSVRLAFTVLGGITILLGLVWLTGNIRSVPADSNAIVLRYGKIVSVRQSGLVAALPKPFESVYFLPARDKQLSLHVTRDNTDYNSDETDLELQESDDFYHMEKSRDAANSSYLLTGDGNVVRLDATLFYRIVRPVPYMQARNHIPPALRRIFYAAATDVAASHPVEDFLVVHTPLNATDADEALSIRRSVLRDQLLSMVNARLAALRGSYTDPGIEVVRIDLMVVLPPRAKQAFDQVLTAEQAAAQNIAAAHTDAERILQEAGRERDGIMAGATATAVEMVRQAAGQTAGITAVEDAARTAPSNARNAVALQAWRRKVTEVFAKVGQMIAIAPDTGQIILPGPISTPPPATQDGETSP; encoded by the coding sequence ATGACATCTGACACGCCTGTCATACCCGACGGCGATCCTCCGCAGGATGGCGCACTGGAACAGTCTGTCCGCCTCGCATTCACGGTGCTGGGCGGTATCACGATCCTGCTTGGCCTCGTCTGGCTGACAGGCAATATCCGTTCCGTCCCGGCTGACAGTAACGCAATTGTCCTGCGCTACGGAAAGATCGTCTCCGTCAGGCAGTCCGGTCTTGTCGCGGCACTGCCAAAACCCTTCGAAAGCGTGTATTTCCTTCCTGCGCGCGACAAGCAGCTCTCCCTGCATGTCACCCGTGACAACACCGATTACAACAGCGACGAAACGGATCTCGAACTTCAGGAATCCGATGATTTCTACCACATGGAAAAAAGCCGGGACGCGGCGAATTCCAGCTATCTGCTGACCGGCGACGGCAATGTCGTCCGTCTCGATGCAACGCTATTCTACCGCATCGTTCGCCCGGTCCCCTATATGCAGGCGCGCAATCATATCCCACCTGCACTGAGACGCATCTTTTACGCCGCTGCAACTGATGTCGCCGCCTCTCATCCGGTGGAAGATTTTCTCGTCGTGCATACACCGCTCAACGCAACCGACGCCGACGAGGCTCTGTCGATCCGGCGTTCTGTTCTGCGGGATCAGCTTCTCTCGATGGTAAACGCCCGCCTTGCAGCTCTGCGCGGTTCCTATACCGACCCCGGTATTGAAGTCGTCCGCATTGATCTCATGGTCGTGCTGCCCCCTCGCGCCAAGCAGGCGTTCGATCAGGTGCTGACCGCCGAACAGGCGGCCGCGCAGAATATCGCCGCCGCTCATACAGATGCGGAACGGATTCTGCAGGAAGCTGGACGTGAACGGGACGGCATCATGGCGGGTGCGACCGCAACCGCTGTCGAAATGGTTCGTCAGGCCGCCGGACAGACAGCCGGGATCACTGCCGTGGAAGACGCCGCACGCACCGCTCCGTCAAACGCCCGTAACGCGGTCGCGCTTCAGGCATGGCGTAGGAAAGTCACTGAAGTCTTTGCGAAGGTCGGCCAGATGATCGCCATCGCCCCGGATACCGGACAGATCATCCTGCCCGGCCCGATCTCGACGCCGCCTCCCGCCACACAGGACGGAGAGACCAGTCCATGA
- a CDS encoding SPFH domain-containing protein has translation MNAPVTRLPPGADEAHVSHLSGTGTEKKKTLSGLIIRFSIAGLVFCAALSAATSFTVETGKAVVVTRFGAPVRVRTEPGLLWKLPAPLETGQVVDLQTRTTSGGLQDVGTRDGLRVLIQAYLAWSVSSDPEHIRHFLRATGNEPDEAARQLRSLLGSMLQIVASDFPLRNLVNTDPHEVRIAEFETKLLNALQAQVEAIYGIHIDQVGIERLSLPAETLSATVARMRAERETVAAARTAEGLRRAAAVKSDAERDARIIVAQAKAEAATTEARARADAARIYAESYARNPDLYTTLRTLDTLNSLVGRNTRLVMRTDAPPFNALTGLQNATQSIPASLPTPANGSRP, from the coding sequence ATGAACGCACCGGTAACACGCCTTCCTCCCGGAGCGGACGAAGCTCATGTCTCCCATCTTTCCGGAACCGGGACAGAGAAGAAAAAGACCCTTTCCGGTCTGATCATCCGCTTCAGCATCGCCGGACTGGTCTTCTGCGCCGCCCTGTCCGCCGCCACATCCTTCACGGTCGAAACCGGCAAAGCCGTCGTGGTGACACGGTTCGGCGCGCCGGTCCGGGTTCGCACGGAACCAGGTCTCCTCTGGAAACTACCGGCTCCACTTGAAACAGGGCAGGTGGTGGACCTTCAGACCCGCACGACCTCTGGCGGATTACAGGACGTCGGCACCCGTGACGGCCTGCGCGTGCTGATTCAGGCCTATCTGGCCTGGTCCGTCTCCAGTGATCCTGAACATATCCGGCACTTTCTGAGGGCAACCGGCAACGAGCCGGACGAGGCCGCACGCCAGCTCAGATCCCTGCTCGGCTCGATGCTCCAGATCGTCGCCAGTGATTTCCCCTTGCGGAATCTCGTCAATACCGATCCGCACGAAGTCAGAATCGCCGAATTCGAAACAAAACTTCTGAACGCGCTTCAGGCCCAGGTCGAAGCGATTTACGGCATTCATATCGATCAGGTCGGGATCGAACGGCTCAGCCTGCCCGCTGAGACCCTGAGCGCGACAGTGGCCCGCATGCGGGCGGAACGTGAAACCGTCGCCGCCGCACGCACCGCCGAAGGTCTGCGTCGGGCCGCAGCAGTGAAATCGGACGCGGAGCGCGACGCCCGCATCATCGTCGCTCAGGCGAAAGCCGAAGCCGCCACCACGGAAGCCCGCGCCCGTGCGGACGCGGCCCGGATTTACGCTGAAAGCTACGCCAGAAATCCTGACCTGTACACCACCCTGCGCACACTCGACACGCTGAACAGCCTCGTCGGACGGAACACCCGCCTCGTGATGCGCACGGATGCTCCACCTTTCAATGCGCTGACCGGCCTCCAGAACGCGACGCAAAGCATCCCGGCGTCACTACCCACTCCCGCCAATGGCTCTCGTCCATGA
- a CDS encoding SPFH domain-containing protein, which yields MNAARRGLILTGAIALVILPLITGIVLVARRHTASQTSFAALLAKTPLSGILTGDLCLIIAGIFGTLLCLRLRRNTSVDADAVTASNWLTDLLPGVLSLSALVLAGRATGQAGDMAQFSHNALSVASGLSLLLAFIVLFQERALAIRVHSSTPEARGLMALLRSVVLSLALAGFLTGCAAGGMILPMWLWKIPCWLLICAACELLVRCVIRWFLPTGQAPSAIGNLLFDAPHLLHPAHLALLLKTQFGVDFERSWALKFVRQAFWPVTIAMILLVWSFSGVVKIDQNQRGVYEFLGAPRAVLSPGLHLIVPRPFGYVRLTEFGTIRSTVIADTSDITKIVADTSTAEGEAPDSANRLWENASDAASYLVARSNDGQAGFEALTINLRILYRVRLSDQGAMDALYNVSSPNELVRSLARHDLVTFFASETLDGVMATRRDKMAEIISMNLQKDLDRNHSGIEVVALLIDSVQPPPAAAKSWRAVQAAEIKARMSIAEEYTRAAGTTALARRDAYTAQSSSLAEAATIRNAARADTARMTGDDKAWQAGGHAFVFEYYLAALKTSLRDAAVTVVDSHISRSLLDLRETQSGQLPPDDRTAPK from the coding sequence ATGAACGCAGCACGGCGAGGACTGATCCTCACCGGCGCTATAGCGCTCGTCATTCTTCCTCTTATTACAGGCATCGTTCTGGTTGCCCGTAGACACACGGCCAGTCAGACCAGCTTCGCCGCACTGCTGGCGAAAACACCCCTGTCCGGCATCCTGACTGGCGATCTCTGCCTGATCATCGCTGGAATCTTCGGCACATTGCTCTGCCTCCGTCTCCGGAGAAACACTTCTGTCGATGCCGATGCTGTCACGGCTTCCAACTGGCTTACGGACCTGTTGCCAGGGGTGCTCTCCCTCTCCGCCCTCGTGCTTGCAGGTCGCGCGACAGGGCAGGCGGGCGATATGGCCCAATTCAGCCACAACGCACTCAGTGTCGCCTCCGGACTCAGTCTCCTCCTGGCCTTTATCGTCCTGTTTCAGGAGCGCGCCCTCGCTATCAGGGTACACAGCAGCACTCCGGAGGCACGCGGCCTGATGGCCCTGCTGCGGAGCGTTGTCCTCTCTCTGGCGCTTGCCGGATTTCTCACCGGCTGCGCTGCTGGCGGCATGATACTTCCAATGTGGCTTTGGAAAATTCCCTGCTGGCTTCTGATCTGCGCCGCCTGTGAACTCCTTGTCAGATGCGTCATCCGCTGGTTTCTGCCCACCGGTCAAGCTCCATCCGCAATCGGCAACCTGCTCTTTGATGCCCCCCACCTCCTGCACCCCGCTCACCTTGCTCTCCTTCTGAAAACACAGTTCGGAGTTGATTTCGAAAGAAGCTGGGCACTCAAATTCGTTCGTCAGGCTTTTTGGCCTGTGACCATCGCGATGATCCTGCTTGTCTGGTCGTTCAGTGGTGTTGTGAAAATAGACCAGAATCAAAGAGGCGTTTACGAGTTTCTCGGTGCGCCTCGTGCCGTTCTGAGCCCGGGTCTCCATCTTATCGTGCCTCGACCGTTCGGCTACGTCCGACTGACCGAGTTCGGCACCATTCGCTCCACCGTTATTGCGGATACATCGGACATTACGAAAATCGTCGCCGACACTTCCACTGCGGAAGGTGAGGCGCCTGACAGCGCAAATCGCCTGTGGGAAAACGCGTCCGATGCTGCGTCCTATCTTGTCGCCCGCAGCAATGACGGTCAGGCCGGATTCGAAGCTCTGACAATCAATCTGCGTATTCTCTATCGTGTCCGCCTCTCCGACCAGGGAGCCATGGACGCGCTGTATAACGTCTCTTCACCCAACGAGCTGGTCCGTTCACTCGCACGCCACGATCTGGTCACCTTTTTCGCGTCGGAGACTCTGGATGGCGTCATGGCGACACGTCGTGATAAAATGGCTGAAATCATCTCGATGAATCTGCAAAAGGATCTCGACCGTAACCATTCGGGGATAGAGGTCGTCGCTCTCCTCATCGATTCCGTGCAGCCCCCACCCGCCGCGGCGAAATCCTGGCGTGCCGTACAGGCCGCGGAGATCAAAGCCCGGATGAGCATCGCCGAAGAATATACCCGTGCGGCGGGAACAACAGCCCTGGCGCGACGCGACGCCTATACGGCGCAGTCATCTTCTCTGGCCGAAGCAGCAACAATCCGGAACGCCGCCCGCGCCGACACCGCCAGAATGACAGGCGACGACAAAGCCTGGCAGGCAGGCGGCCATGCCTTCGTGTTCGAATATTACCTCGCGGCTCTGAAAACCAGCCTTCGTGACGCGGCCGTCACCGTGGTCGATAGCCATATCTCCCGCAGTCTTCTGGATCTGCGTGAAACGCAATCCGGTCAGCTTCCTCCTGATGACAGAACGGCTCCGAAATGA
- a CDS encoding Fe2+-dependent dioxygenase — protein sequence MPVHMEKILNPDEISECRRLLDEGRWIDGRETAGIQAVHVKKNRQLDPECEKAAEARKIVAAALGRNLLLRSLALPRLICPPMFNRYETGMTYGAHVDNSVQIIPGSNGQMMRADLSATLFLSEPEEYDGGDLELETNAGTEQVRLPAGDLIIYPTTMIHSVAVVTRGVRLASFFWIQSLVPEASCRAILFDLDRAIIDLRSRTKEGDPAILTLTNSYHNLLRKWCEI from the coding sequence ATGCCCGTCCATATGGAAAAGATCCTGAATCCGGATGAAATTTCGGAATGCCGGAGACTTCTGGATGAAGGACGCTGGATCGACGGGCGCGAAACAGCCGGTATTCAGGCAGTTCATGTGAAAAAGAACCGGCAGCTTGATCCGGAATGTGAAAAAGCAGCCGAAGCCCGGAAAATCGTCGCTGCGGCACTCGGGCGCAACCTTCTCCTGCGCAGCCTCGCGCTGCCGCGTCTGATCTGTCCACCGATGTTCAATCGCTACGAAACCGGCATGACCTATGGCGCACATGTCGATAATTCAGTGCAGATCATTCCCGGAAGTAACGGTCAGATGATGCGTGCCGATCTGTCGGCTACTCTATTTCTCAGCGAACCGGAGGAGTACGACGGCGGCGACCTCGAACTCGAAACGAATGCCGGTACCGAGCAGGTACGCCTCCCGGCAGGAGATCTGATCATTTATCCCACCACGATGATCCATTCTGTAGCGGTCGTCACACGCGGCGTGCGTCTGGCATCGTTTTTCTGGATTCAATCCCTTGTGCCTGAAGCATCATGCCGCGCCATCCTTTTTGACCTCGACCGCGCAATCATCGATCTGCGTTCCCGCACGAAGGAGGGTGATCCGGCGATCCTGACGCTCACCAACAGCTATCACAATCTGCTGCGCAAATGGTGCGAGATCTGA
- a CDS encoding alkaline phosphatase family protein codes for MSAPVWKRLRKPLTRSVAHLTAVSMAVSPVMVTAPAFARTSTVKTATPIEHIVLIIGENHSFDNLYGTYIPKTGETVDNILSKKIVNVDGTPGPNFSQAAQRQSVGSDTYEIAPPNPKAYSKLPAPALSGTPAKASDTDPAPFATLAAVEAFEKLVGNDGINRSDWEKLTTGASGLGSSGIDTRVTNANNLPNGPFQFTGSSLPYDSYVGSPVHRFFQMWQQTDCSVAHATTKNPSGCRNDLFTWVGIQSGTGGNGGAQAANFTDLSTGEGSIAMGFYNMAMGDAPYFKSLSDKYTTSDNFHQSVMGGTGANHIALGTGLGIYYTDGNGNIATPPSSEIENPNRQSGTTNWFTQDGYSGGSYVKCADDSQPGVKAVTSYLKALPGKHPSRCKTGAYYIVNNYSPGYFGDGTVNTGTFVIPPSNVPTIADRLNDKKVTWRYYGAGWNNYVKDPTSQLGGVYCDICNPFQYETKIMADARQRQEHIKDITDLEADLALGNLPAVSIVKPDTLLDGHPASSKPSLFEAFTKRVIEKIKAKPEIWKKTAILVTFDEGGGSWDSGYIQPLDFFGDGTRIPAIMVSPYSKGGHINHTYGDHVSFLKFIEKNWGLQVVSPTGRDNLPNPVTSGSNPYAPINSPAIGDLMDMFDFSSASDTTGNDSSTTGGNSSSGSSSSGSSSSGSSSSGSSNSGSSSSTSETGLVQQLMAKIEAALQSIWSSIASLLFG; via the coding sequence ATGTCTGCTCCCGTATGGAAGCGTTTAAGAAAGCCGCTGACGCGTTCAGTAGCTCATCTCACCGCAGTATCAATGGCCGTGTCGCCGGTTATGGTCACGGCCCCTGCTTTCGCCAGGACGTCGACCGTAAAAACGGCGACTCCCATCGAGCACATAGTTCTCATTATTGGCGAAAACCACTCTTTTGATAATCTTTATGGGACGTACATCCCCAAAACAGGAGAGACGGTCGATAACATTCTCTCGAAAAAGATTGTCAATGTAGACGGAACACCTGGTCCGAATTTCTCTCAGGCCGCACAGCGCCAGTCCGTTGGTTCCGACACTTACGAAATCGCTCCGCCGAATCCGAAAGCATACAGCAAGCTTCCTGCCCCTGCTCTGTCCGGCACTCCGGCAAAGGCGTCCGACACCGATCCGGCTCCCTTCGCCACTCTCGCCGCTGTCGAGGCTTTCGAAAAACTCGTTGGTAATGACGGAATCAATCGCTCTGACTGGGAGAAGTTGACCACCGGCGCCAGTGGACTCGGCTCATCCGGCATTGACACACGCGTCACAAATGCGAACAACCTGCCAAATGGTCCCTTCCAGTTCACAGGATCATCGCTTCCATACGATTCTTATGTCGGAAGTCCTGTTCACCGTTTTTTCCAGATGTGGCAGCAAACTGACTGCTCCGTCGCACATGCGACCACGAAGAATCCGTCAGGATGCCGGAACGATCTGTTCACATGGGTCGGAATTCAGAGTGGTACGGGCGGAAATGGCGGAGCCCAGGCGGCAAACTTCACCGATCTGAGCACCGGCGAAGGCTCGATCGCGATGGGTTTCTACAATATGGCAATGGGTGACGCGCCATATTTCAAATCCCTTTCAGACAAATATACGACCAGTGATAACTTCCATCAGTCGGTGATGGGTGGAACAGGCGCGAACCATATCGCCCTGGGCACCGGGCTCGGCATTTATTACACGGATGGCAATGGCAACATTGCCACACCACCGTCAAGCGAGATCGAAAACCCGAACCGTCAGAGTGGCACAACGAACTGGTTCACTCAGGACGGCTATTCAGGCGGCTCGTATGTAAAATGCGCCGATGATTCGCAACCCGGCGTCAAAGCAGTCACCAGCTATCTGAAAGCACTTCCGGGCAAACACCCGTCACGCTGTAAGACCGGCGCCTATTACATCGTCAACAATTATAGCCCCGGTTATTTCGGTGACGGCACGGTGAATACGGGAACGTTCGTTATCCCGCCGTCAAATGTCCCGACAATTGCCGATCGCCTTAACGACAAGAAGGTCACATGGCGGTATTACGGCGCAGGCTGGAACAACTACGTCAAGGACCCGACCAGTCAGCTTGGCGGCGTCTACTGCGATATCTGTAACCCGTTCCAGTACGAAACGAAAATCATGGCGGATGCCCGTCAGCGTCAGGAGCATATCAAGGACATCACCGACCTTGAAGCCGACCTGGCTCTGGGCAATCTGCCAGCAGTGTCCATCGTCAAACCGGACACCTTGCTTGACGGTCACCCGGCTTCCTCCAAGCCTTCACTCTTCGAAGCATTTACCAAGCGCGTGATCGAGAAGATCAAGGCCAAGCCGGAAATCTGGAAAAAAACAGCTATTCTGGTTACCTTTGACGAAGGCGGCGGCTCCTGGGATTCAGGCTACATCCAGCCGCTGGATTTCTTCGGCGACGGCACCCGTATTCCGGCGATCATGGTTTCTCCTTACTCCAAAGGCGGTCATATCAACCATACCTACGGCGATCATGTCTCTTTCCTGAAATTTATCGAAAAGAACTGGGGTCTTCAGGTCGTCTCTCCCACGGGTCGTGACAATCTGCCTAACCCTGTCACATCCGGCAGCAATCCATACGCGCCGATCAACAGCCCGGCTATTGGCGATCTGATGGATATGTTCGACTTCTCATCAGCATCCGATACAACCGGTAACGACAGTTCCACCACCGGAGGCAACTCCTCCTCTGGCTCTTCCAGTTCCGGTTCCTCGTCATCGGGTTCTTCTTCGTCGGGTTCATCGAACTCCGGCTCCTCCAGTTCCACGTCGGAAACCGGTCTGGTCCAGCAACTTATGGCGAAGATTGAAGCTGCGCTCCAGAGCATCTGGTCTTCGATCGCCTCCCTCCTCTTTGGATAA
- a CDS encoding phosphoribosylanthranilate isomerase — protein sequence MTIGVKICGLTEERGLDACLEYGADWIGLNFFAKSPRHVTPARAGELARRIECTPSICVGLFVEPTDAEVAAVLDTVPLDVLQLYTSPERAALLARMSGKEVWLSCPVSIRADLPVHCAVQRLVIESRAPKEAGRPGGNGLTLPWDVTQGWNAPGPWILAGGLTPENVALAIRMSDAPAVDVASGVESEPGIKDPAAVKHFIEQAHSAGNV from the coding sequence ATGACCATTGGCGTCAAGATCTGTGGGTTGACCGAAGAACGCGGGCTGGATGCGTGTCTGGAATACGGAGCGGACTGGATCGGTCTGAATTTCTTCGCGAAATCGCCTCGTCACGTCACTCCGGCCCGTGCTGGCGAACTCGCACGGCGGATCGAGTGCACTCCTTCAATCTGCGTCGGGCTGTTTGTCGAACCCACAGATGCCGAGGTTGCGGCAGTGCTCGATACCGTGCCGCTCGACGTGCTCCAGCTCTACACCTCGCCGGAGAGGGCGGCCCTGCTTGCTCGTATGTCTGGCAAGGAGGTCTGGCTCTCCTGTCCTGTGTCGATCAGAGCTGACCTGCCCGTCCACTGTGCTGTCCAACGCCTCGTCATTGAGTCCCGCGCTCCCAAGGAAGCTGGCAGGCCAGGAGGAAACGGTCTGACGTTGCCCTGGGACGTGACGCAGGGGTGGAACGCGCCGGGACCGTGGATTCTGGCTGGTGGCCTGACACCGGAGAATGTGGCTCTGGCCATCCGTATGAGTGATGCTCCGGCTGTGGATGTTGCTTCAGGCGTGGAGAGTGAGCCGGGAATCAAGGATCCGGCAGCCGTAAAGCACTTCATTGAGCAGGCGCATTCAGCCGGGAATGTGTAA